Proteins encoded by one window of uncultured Celeribacter sp.:
- a CDS encoding NAD(P)H-dependent glycerol-3-phosphate dehydrogenase: MSHTPSQPYARVAVLGAGSWGTALASVLARNGRQVRLWARRPDLAQRINNTRQNADYLPEVDLPNGLTATSDLSEALAGAEAVLMVTPSSTLRPMCQAIAPHIPKGIPIALACKGVERRTGYLLSEVVCEELPGHPVGAVSGPTFARETALDHPTAATVAFPFSYADRLNPEKSPAARLAVSLSGGGFRPYVSDDLVGVEVGGAVKNVIAIACGMMSGAGFAENTRAALITRGTDEMKQLAQALGGSRETVTGLSGAGDLTLTCSSTTSRNMSLGYQLGQGLARPSCFEGRPVVVEGEVNSVSVTDLAHRIGVPMPICETVHAVLHKGADLQEAFTALWARPIESEPNALTLSLTHPTPDMPLQFGDNS, translated from the coding sequence ATCTCCCATACCCCGTCGCAGCCCTACGCCCGCGTCGCCGTTCTTGGCGCCGGTAGTTGGGGCACTGCGCTCGCCTCCGTTCTGGCCCGCAATGGCCGCCAAGTGCGCCTCTGGGCGCGACGCCCGGACCTTGCCCAACGGATCAATAACACAAGACAAAATGCGGATTACCTGCCCGAGGTCGATCTTCCAAACGGTCTGACGGCCACCTCTGATCTGTCAGAGGCACTGGCCGGTGCCGAGGCCGTTTTGATGGTCACACCCTCGTCGACACTGCGCCCGATGTGTCAGGCCATCGCACCGCATATCCCCAAGGGCATTCCGATCGCTTTGGCCTGTAAAGGCGTCGAGCGTCGTACCGGATACCTTTTGTCCGAAGTGGTCTGCGAAGAGCTGCCCGGCCATCCGGTCGGTGCCGTCTCCGGACCGACCTTTGCGCGTGAAACCGCGCTGGATCATCCGACGGCGGCCACGGTCGCCTTTCCGTTTTCCTACGCGGATCGTCTGAACCCGGAGAAAAGCCCGGCGGCGCGTCTGGCCGTGTCGCTTTCGGGCGGCGGCTTTCGCCCCTATGTCTCCGACGATCTCGTCGGCGTCGAAGTGGGCGGCGCGGTCAAGAATGTGATCGCCATCGCCTGCGGGATGATGTCCGGCGCGGGCTTTGCCGAAAACACCCGCGCAGCACTCATCACCCGTGGCACCGATGAGATGAAACAGCTCGCACAGGCCCTGGGTGGCTCGCGGGAAACCGTGACCGGCTTGTCCGGCGCGGGCGATCTGACGCTGACCTGTAGCTCCACCACTTCGCGCAACATGTCGCTGGGCTATCAATTGGGCCAAGGCCTTGCACGACCCTCCTGTTTCGAGGGCCGTCCCGTGGTGGTGGAAGGCGAAGTCAACTCCGTTTCTGTCACCGATCTGGCGCATCGCATCGGCGTTCCGATGCCGATCTGCGAGACGGTGCACGCGGTGCTGCACAAAGGGGCCGACTTGCAAGAGGCCTTTACCGCGCTTTGGGCCCGTCCCATCGAATCTGAGCCCAATGCGCTCACCCTCTCCCTGACCCATCCCACCCCTGATATGCCGCTGCAATTCGGAGACAACTCATGA
- a CDS encoding bifunctional helix-turn-helix domain-containing protein/methylated-DNA--[protein]-cysteine S-methyltransferase: MSAQPEHPVEIARSSEPFEDRYHFHVVRRAIDIIDQSEQPLSLDTLAAELGMSPYHLQKLFSQWAGVSPKRFQQYLTLGHAKALITQNHSLLDTTEATGMSSTGRLHDLFVRWEAMSPGEYARKGEGLTISYGWFDTPFGRSLAMATPRGLCAMAFTSEYSDQDAFADLSARWPKATFVDNSDAVRPFVDAALGGGETRLHLIGGPFQIKVWEALLSIPAGQVTTYSDIARAIGNPKAVRAVGTAVGNNPVSWLIPCHRVLRKTGALGGYHWGLPVKRALLAYESLQADAHG, encoded by the coding sequence ATGTCCGCCCAGCCAGAACATCCTGTAGAGATTGCGCGCTCATCGGAGCCTTTTGAGGATCGCTATCACTTCCATGTCGTGCGCCGGGCGATCGACATCATCGACCAGTCCGAACAGCCGCTGTCGCTCGACACTCTGGCCGCCGAGCTGGGCATGTCGCCCTATCATTTGCAAAAGCTCTTTAGCCAATGGGCCGGTGTCTCTCCGAAACGGTTCCAGCAATATCTGACCCTGGGTCATGCCAAGGCCCTCATCACCCAAAACCACAGCCTCTTGGACACGACAGAGGCCACCGGCATGTCGAGCACCGGACGCCTGCATGATTTGTTCGTGCGTTGGGAGGCGATGAGCCCCGGGGAATATGCCCGCAAAGGCGAAGGCCTGACGATTTCCTACGGCTGGTTCGACACCCCCTTTGGTCGCAGCCTCGCGATGGCCACGCCGCGCGGACTTTGCGCCATGGCTTTTACCTCCGAGTACAGTGATCAGGACGCCTTCGCTGATCTGTCGGCGCGCTGGCCAAAGGCAACATTCGTGGACAACTCCGACGCGGTGCGCCCCTTTGTCGACGCCGCTCTAGGCGGTGGAGAAACCAGGTTGCACCTCATCGGAGGCCCATTTCAGATCAAGGTCTGGGAAGCGCTCCTGTCGATCCCTGCCGGTCAGGTCACCACCTATTCCGACATCGCGCGCGCCATCGGCAACCCCAAGGCCGTGCGCGCCGTTGGCACCGCGGTCGGGAACAATCCGGTGAGTTGGCTGATCCCCTGTCACCGCGTTTTGCGGAAAACCGGGGCCTTGGGCGGCTATCACTGGGGCTTGCCGGTCAAACGCGCGCTTTTAGCCTACGAAAGCCTGCAAGCCGACGCACACGGTTGA
- a CDS encoding adenosine kinase has product MTKTYQVVGIGNAIVDVITQADDSFLELMGIEKGIMQLVERERGELLYGAMSNRVQTPGGSVANTLAGLGTLGLKTGFIGRVHDDALGRFYAAEMEADGTAFVNAPVPGGELPTSRSMIFVSPDGERSMNTYLGISSEISEEDVSEAVAGDAEIMFLEGYLYDKPKGKYAFDQAAKLTKAAGGKVGISLSDPFCVDRHRDDFRSFVKELDFVIGNEHEWESLYQTDLSTALETAAMESGLVVCTRSGSDVVLVQGDEEAVVPVNRVQPVDTTGAGDQFAAGFLYGYATGQSLAICGRMGCVAAAEVISHIGPRPEANLKVLFQKEGLI; this is encoded by the coding sequence TTGACTAAAACCTATCAGGTTGTCGGTATCGGCAACGCCATCGTCGATGTGATCACCCAGGCCGATGACAGCTTTCTGGAGCTTATGGGCATTGAAAAAGGTATCATGCAGCTCGTCGAGCGTGAGCGGGGCGAGTTGCTTTATGGTGCGATGTCCAATCGGGTGCAAACGCCGGGCGGTTCTGTGGCGAACACTCTGGCCGGGCTCGGCACTTTGGGTCTCAAAACCGGCTTTATCGGTCGGGTGCATGACGACGCTCTGGGCCGGTTTTACGCCGCCGAGATGGAGGCCGATGGCACCGCCTTCGTCAACGCGCCGGTGCCGGGCGGCGAACTTCCGACCTCGCGCTCGATGATTTTCGTCTCGCCGGATGGGGAGCGCTCGATGAACACCTACCTCGGGATTTCGTCGGAAATTTCCGAAGAGGATGTGTCGGAGGCGGTAGCGGGCGATGCGGAGATCATGTTCCTCGAAGGCTATCTCTACGACAAGCCCAAAGGCAAATACGCCTTCGACCAAGCCGCGAAGCTGACCAAGGCCGCGGGCGGCAAGGTCGGGATTTCTCTGTCCGATCCCTTCTGTGTCGACCGTCACCGTGACGATTTCCGCAGCTTTGTGAAGGAGCTGGATTTCGTCATCGGCAACGAACATGAATGGGAAAGCCTCTACCAGACCGACCTGTCGACCGCGCTGGAAACGGCGGCCATGGAATCGGGTCTCGTGGTCTGTACCCGCTCCGGCTCTGACGTGGTGCTGGTGCAGGGCGATGAAGAGGCCGTGGTGCCGGTCAATCGCGTGCAACCCGTGGACACCACTGGCGCGGGCGACCAATTCGCCGCCGGTTTCCTATACGGCTATGCGACGGGGCAGAGCCTTGCGATCTGTGGGCGTATGGGCTGTGTTGCCGCCGCAGAAGTGATTTCCCACATCGGGCCGCGGCCAGAGGCGAATTTGAAAGTCCTGTTCCAGAAGGAAGGCCTGATTTAA
- the polA gene encoding DNA polymerase I has product MTFGKGSHLHLIDGSAFIFRAYHALPPLTRKSDGLPVGAVSGFCNMLYRYIEANTGADAPTHAAVIFDASGKTFRNDLYPAYKANRPPAPEDLVPQFPLTREATRAFNVACIEITGFEADDIIGTLSHQARDAGGRVTIISSDKDLMQLVGGGVEMLDPMKNKRIDREGVEEKFGVGPERVVDVQALAGDSVDNVPGAPGIGIKTAALLINEFGDLESLLSRTDEIKQPKRRQTLEDNAELIRVSRDLVKLDCEMELDFSLDSLEVQEPDKDKLLSFLTEMEFRTIVKRVSERFGVEAPAIPEAPAPAASQSPDSPAAPEARPFDTSSYEKVSTMGALERWIDAIYARSYVAVDTETTGLDEMQADLVGVSLCVEPGEACYIPVGHTLGEDDLFGGSNLVDGQLSKNMVLDALKPMLEDECILKIGQNMKYDAKIFARHGVRVAPYDDTMLLSYALNAGIHNHGMDALSERYLNHTPIPTKDLLGSGKSAITFDKVEIGKAVEYAAEDADITLRLWQVLKPRLHAERVTTVYETLERPLSPVLAQMEMAGILVDRDVLSRMSNAFAQKMAGLEAEIHELAGETFNVGSPAQLGEILFEKMGLEGGKKGKTGKYSTPADVLEDLATEHDLPGRVLDWRQLSKLKSTYTDALQTFIHPETGRVHTSYVQTGAVTGRLASSDPNLQNIPVRSDEGRRIREAFIAAPGKKLISLDYSQIELRILAHVAGIDSLKQAFRDGLDIHAMTASEMFNVPIEGMDPMVRRQAKAINFGVIYGISGFGLARNLRIPRKEAQGFIDRYFERFPGIRAYMDDTVEFAKAHKYVETLFGRKIHTPEIGAKGPQAGFAKRQAINAPIQGSAADIIRRAMVRMPDAIKDMPATMLLQVHDELIFEVDEGACDQVIDVVKDVMETASEPAVNLDVPIEVDAGIGDNWAEAH; this is encoded by the coding sequence ATGACATTCGGCAAGGGCAGCCACCTTCACCTCATCGACGGATCGGCGTTTATTTTCCGCGCCTATCATGCGCTTCCGCCGCTGACCCGCAAATCCGACGGTCTGCCCGTGGGGGCGGTCAGCGGATTTTGCAACATGCTCTACCGCTATATCGAGGCCAACACCGGCGCAGATGCGCCCACGCACGCGGCGGTGATTTTCGACGCTTCGGGCAAGACCTTTCGCAACGATCTCTACCCGGCCTACAAGGCCAACCGCCCGCCCGCGCCCGAAGATCTGGTGCCGCAATTCCCGCTGACGCGCGAGGCCACCCGCGCCTTCAACGTCGCCTGTATCGAGATCACCGGCTTTGAAGCCGACGACATCATCGGCACGCTCTCGCATCAGGCGCGCGATGCGGGCGGGCGCGTGACCATCATTTCCTCGGACAAGGACCTGATGCAACTGGTCGGCGGCGGTGTCGAGATGCTCGACCCGATGAAGAACAAACGTATCGACCGCGAGGGCGTCGAAGAGAAATTTGGCGTCGGCCCAGAGCGTGTCGTCGATGTGCAGGCGCTTGCGGGCGACTCGGTCGACAACGTCCCCGGCGCCCCCGGCATCGGGATCAAGACGGCGGCCCTATTGATCAATGAATTCGGCGATCTTGAAAGCTTGCTGTCGCGGACCGACGAGATCAAACAGCCGAAACGCCGCCAGACGCTGGAGGACAATGCCGAATTGATCCGCGTGTCCCGCGACCTGGTGAAACTCGATTGTGAGATGGAGTTGGATTTCAGCCTCGATAGCCTTGAGGTGCAGGAGCCGGACAAGGATAAGCTCTTGTCATTCCTCACGGAAATGGAATTCCGCACCATCGTCAAACGCGTCTCGGAACGCTTCGGCGTCGAGGCTCCTGCGATCCCCGAGGCCCCTGCCCCCGCTGCCAGCCAATCACCCGACTCCCCTGCGGCGCCAGAGGCCAGGCCGTTTGACACCTCGTCTTATGAAAAAGTGTCGACCATGGGCGCGCTGGAGCGTTGGATCGACGCGATCTACGCCCGCAGCTATGTCGCCGTCGACACGGAAACCACCGGGCTCGACGAGATGCAGGCCGATCTGGTCGGTGTGTCTTTGTGTGTCGAGCCGGGCGAGGCCTGTTACATCCCGGTCGGCCATACTTTGGGCGAGGACGATCTTTTCGGCGGCTCCAATCTGGTCGATGGGCAGCTGTCGAAAAACATGGTTCTGGACGCGTTGAAGCCCATGCTTGAGGACGAGTGCATCCTCAAAATCGGCCAGAACATGAAATATGACGCCAAGATTTTTGCCCGTCACGGTGTGCGCGTCGCGCCCTATGACGACACGATGCTCCTGTCCTATGCGCTGAACGCCGGTATCCACAATCATGGTATGGATGCGCTGTCCGAGCGCTATCTGAACCACACGCCGATCCCGACAAAAGACCTTTTGGGCAGCGGCAAATCCGCGATCACCTTTGACAAGGTGGAGATCGGCAAAGCGGTCGAATATGCCGCCGAGGATGCCGACATCACGCTGCGTTTGTGGCAGGTGTTGAAACCGCGTCTGCACGCCGAACGTGTCACCACCGTCTATGAAACGCTAGAGCGCCCGCTCTCGCCGGTTTTGGCACAGATGGAAATGGCGGGTATTCTCGTCGACCGCGATGTGCTTTCGCGCATGTCCAACGCGTTTGCCCAGAAAATGGCGGGGCTTGAGGCGGAAATCCATGAGCTTGCAGGCGAGACCTTCAACGTCGGAAGCCCCGCACAGCTTGGCGAAATTCTCTTCGAGAAAATGGGCCTTGAAGGCGGCAAAAAAGGCAAGACTGGCAAATATTCCACCCCCGCCGACGTGCTCGAAGACCTTGCCACCGAACACGACCTGCCCGGACGCGTGTTGGATTGGCGGCAGCTCTCGAAACTCAAATCCACCTACACCGACGCGCTTCAGACCTTTATCCACCCCGAGACGGGTCGCGTGCATACCTCCTACGTTCAAACCGGCGCTGTGACCGGGCGTTTGGCCTCCTCTGACCCGAACCTGCAAAACATCCCCGTGCGCTCCGACGAAGGCCGCCGCATCCGCGAGGCCTTTATCGCCGCTCCCGGCAAGAAACTGATTTCGCTCGACTATTCCCAGATCGAGCTGCGCATTCTCGCCCATGTCGCCGGCATCGACAGTCTGAAACAGGCCTTCCGCGACGGCTTGGACATTCACGCCATGACGGCGTCTGAGATGTTCAATGTCCCCATTGAAGGCATGGATCCGATGGTCCGCCGCCAGGCCAAGGCGATCAACTTCGGCGTGATCTACGGCATCTCCGGGTTCGGCCTCGCCCGCAACCTGCGCATTCCGCGCAAAGAGGCGCAGGGCTTTATCGACCGCTATTTCGAACGTTTCCCCGGCATCCGCGCCTATATGGACGACACGGTGGAGTTCGCCAAAGCGCATAAATACGTCGAGACCCTCTTTGGCCGAAAAATCCATACGCCGGAAATCGGCGCCAAAGGCCCGCAAGCCGGGTTCGCCAAACGTCAGGCCATCAACGCGCCCATTCAAGGCTCTGCCGCAGACATCATCCGCCGCGCCATGGTCCGCATGCCCGACGCAATCAAAGACATGCCCGCAACCATGCTGTTGCAGGTCCACGACGAATTGATCTTTGAGGTTGATGAGGGCGCCTGCGATCAGGTGATCGACGTGGTCAAGGACGTGATGGAAACCGCCTCCGAACCCGCCGTGAACCTCGATGTGCCGATCGAAGTGGACGCAGGCATCGGCGACAATTGGGCCGAAGCACATTGA
- a CDS encoding Hint domain-containing protein, with protein sequence MDPFATSGMNASAALMDEDETHQTDTLSSYGLSGFGPGVMIETSEGPQPVEWLRPGDLLLTRDEGYKPLIWAGRSALTDETIQPPLRIHAGAFGKRTPERDLILAPGHHVLLRSAQVELHFFENEVLVPSGDLATEAEVDYTPPISDYAYCHLVMADHQMLLAEGVWTESLFPDEDALCALGSQARAEITAKLGPSLIEAQRARMTLVPGEAVVLQPRSAIAARRMAA encoded by the coding sequence ATGGACCCCTTTGCGACTTCCGGCATGAATGCGAGCGCGGCGCTCATGGATGAGGATGAGACCCATCAGACGGACACGCTGTCCAGCTATGGCCTGTCGGGCTTTGGCCCCGGCGTGATGATTGAAACCAGCGAGGGGCCGCAACCCGTCGAATGGCTCCGTCCCGGCGATCTGTTGCTGACACGTGACGAAGGCTACAAACCTTTGATCTGGGCTGGTCGAAGTGCCCTGACAGACGAAACCATTCAGCCGCCCTTGCGCATCCATGCAGGCGCCTTCGGCAAACGCACCCCGGAGCGCGATCTGATCCTTGCGCCCGGACACCATGTCCTGCTGCGCTCAGCACAGGTCGAATTGCATTTCTTTGAGAACGAAGTCCTCGTTCCCTCCGGCGATCTCGCCACAGAAGCAGAGGTCGACTACACCCCACCCATCTCGGATTACGCCTATTGCCATCTCGTCATGGCCGACCATCAGATGCTTTTGGCCGAAGGCGTCTGGACCGAAAGCCTTTTTCCCGACGAAGACGCCCTGTGCGCCTTGGGATCACAAGCCCGTGCAGAGATCACGGCCAAACTCGGCCCCTCCCTGATCGAAGCACAGAGGGCACGGATGACGCTTGTGCCCGGTGAGGCGGTCGTGCTTCAACCCCGCTCCGCGATCGCGGCCCGACGCATGGCCGCATAA
- a CDS encoding globin domain-containing protein yields MRVDALQEVYQRFAAMAPEFDGQYHTSLNDRGRTLDSIIELSLLSLDHPGALFATLHNLGREYANYGSWKDTHDLLTELIIDVFAERTGEDWTLELTDAWRKVLQFIAHGMLEGAKSRAVA; encoded by the coding sequence GTGCGTGTCGACGCTTTGCAAGAGGTGTACCAACGCTTCGCTGCGATGGCGCCCGAATTCGATGGACAGTATCACACCTCTCTGAATGATCGCGGGCGCACATTGGACAGTATCATCGAACTGTCGCTTTTATCGCTCGATCATCCCGGCGCCCTTTTCGCCACGCTGCACAATCTGGGCCGGGAATATGCCAATTATGGCAGTTGGAAAGACACCCATGATCTCCTCACCGAGTTGATCATCGACGTCTTTGCCGAACGCACCGGAGAGGATTGGACGCTTGAACTGACCGACGCCTGGCGCAAGGTGTTGCAATTTATTGCGCACGGTATGCTTGAGGGCGCGAAATCACGCGCCGTTGCGTAA
- a CDS encoding HAD-IIB family hydrolase — protein sequence MTVHATPRPAIAARRFTLATDLDGTFLGGSEEERKTLYDWIEANRDTVGLIFVTGRDPEFIMEMCRERGLPWPEYVVGDVGTTIAHVRDDGHVEPIPALEADIAERWGDKGNAVRATLDGISGLTLQPTDFRYRVSYDLTPNAYDATAEVLVEELGLDWLISDNRYFDVLPKGVSKGPSIKRLIAHLGIPETRVLCAGDTMNDLSMLISGLPAVAVGNSEAPLKQRLYGRDTVYHATGFGAAGILEAINALDLHDAPTHAAVPASNLALKGA from the coding sequence ATGACTGTTCACGCCACGCCGCGCCCGGCCATTGCCGCGCGCCGTTTCACCCTTGCGACCGATCTGGATGGGACGTTTCTGGGCGGCTCAGAGGAGGAGCGCAAAACGCTTTACGACTGGATCGAGGCCAATCGCGACACGGTTGGGCTGATTTTCGTCACCGGGCGCGACCCGGAATTCATCATGGAGATGTGCCGCGAGCGGGGCCTGCCGTGGCCGGAATATGTCGTCGGCGATGTGGGCACCACGATTGCGCATGTGCGTGATGACGGTCATGTCGAACCGATCCCCGCGCTGGAGGCGGACATCGCCGAACGCTGGGGTGACAAGGGAAATGCGGTGCGCGCCACGCTCGATGGCATCTCCGGTCTGACGCTTCAGCCGACGGATTTTCGCTATCGGGTCAGCTACGACCTGACGCCCAACGCCTATGACGCCACCGCCGAAGTGCTGGTCGAGGAACTGGGCCTCGATTGGCTCATCTCCGACAACCGCTACTTCGACGTGCTGCCCAAGGGCGTTTCGAAAGGTCCGTCGATCAAGCGTCTGATCGCGCATCTCGGCATTCCCGAGACCCGCGTGCTTTGCGCGGGCGACACGATGAACGATCTGTCGATGCTGATCTCCGGTCTGCCGGCTGTGGCGGTCGGCAATTCGGAGGCCCCACTCAAACAGCGGCTCTATGGCCGCGACACGGTTTATCACGCGACGGGTTTCGGTGCCGCAGGCATCCTTGAGGCCATCAACGCGCTCGACCTTCATGACGCGCCCACGCATGCCGCGGTGCCCGCGTCCAATCTCGCCCTGAAAGGAGCCTGA
- the nth gene encoding endonuclease III, with product MTKQLDYHTIHEIFTRFQAAEPEPKGELDHVNAYTLVVAVALSAQATDKGVNKATKELFKIADTPQKMLDLGEEGLIEHIKTIGLYRNKAKNVIKLSQILVDDYDGIVPSSRAALESLPGVGRKTANVVLNMWWHVPTQAVDTHIFRFGNRSGVAVGKDVVAVERAIEDHIPAEFQQHAHHWMILHGRYTCVARKPKCSACLIRDLCMFEEKNLD from the coding sequence ATGACCAAACAGCTCGATTATCATACGATCCACGAGATTTTTACCCGTTTTCAGGCCGCAGAGCCTGAACCGAAGGGCGAGTTGGATCACGTGAACGCCTATACTTTGGTGGTGGCCGTCGCTCTGTCCGCGCAGGCGACCGACAAGGGGGTCAACAAGGCGACAAAAGAGCTGTTCAAAATCGCCGACACGCCGCAGAAAATGCTCGATCTGGGCGAAGAGGGGCTGATCGAACACATCAAAACCATCGGGCTTTACCGCAACAAAGCGAAGAATGTCATCAAATTGAGCCAGATTCTGGTCGACGATTATGACGGCATCGTGCCCTCGTCCCGCGCCGCCTTGGAGAGCCTTCCGGGGGTTGGGCGCAAGACGGCCAATGTCGTGCTAAACATGTGGTGGCATGTGCCGACGCAGGCGGTGGACACGCATATTTTCCGTTTTGGCAATCGCTCTGGCGTCGCCGTTGGCAAAGATGTGGTGGCGGTGGAGCGCGCCATCGAGGACCATATTCCCGCCGAATTTCAACAACATGCGCATCACTGGATGATCCTGCACGGACGCTACACCTGTGTCGCGCGCAAACCGAAATGCAGCGCGTGCTTGATCCGCGATCTGTGCATGTTCGAGGAGAAGAACCTTGACTAA
- a CDS encoding OmpA family protein, which translates to MKSPLYIAIPLVASFGLTACMDSYDPNSKATQGVALGAALGGITAAATSGDNDKLAKVAVGAMIGGAVGGAIGQRLDQQAADLRQDLGNDDVQIVNTGSQLIVTMPQDILFATDSAVVVPSLQADLRKLAYNLQDYPNTTIQIIGHTDNTGSATYNQELSTRRATAVATVLTGNGVATGRVHAFGRGEDQPIATNLTPEGKAQNRRVEIVITPTSA; encoded by the coding sequence ATGAAATCCCCGCTTTATATCGCTATCCCTCTCGTGGCCAGCTTTGGCCTGACCGCCTGTATGGACAGCTACGACCCCAATTCCAAAGCCACACAGGGTGTTGCCCTCGGTGCGGCCCTCGGCGGCATCACCGCTGCGGCAACCTCGGGCGACAATGACAAGCTTGCCAAAGTGGCCGTGGGCGCCATGATCGGCGGGGCCGTGGGCGGCGCCATCGGTCAGCGTCTGGACCAACAGGCCGCCGACCTGCGTCAGGATCTGGGCAATGACGATGTGCAAATCGTCAACACCGGCTCACAGCTGATCGTGACCATGCCGCAGGACATTCTGTTTGCCACCGACAGCGCCGTGGTTGTGCCCTCGCTTCAGGCCGATCTGCGCAAACTCGCGTACAACTTGCAGGATTATCCGAACACCACGATTCAGATCATCGGACACACAGACAACACCGGCTCGGCCACCTATAACCAAGAGCTCTCGACCCGTCGTGCGACGGCGGTCGCGACCGTGCTGACCGGCAATGGCGTTGCGACCGGGCGCGTGCATGCCTTTGGCCGTGGCGAAGATCAACCGATCGCCACCAACCTGACGCCGGAGGGCAAGGCCCAGAACCGTCGCGTCGAGATCGTGATCACGCCGACCTCGGCCTGA